The Edaphobacter flagellatus sequence CAAGCACCCGGCTCTCAGCTGCCGGAAGGTGCGCACCGTGAAACCGTCCAACGCGCCTGCTCAGGTTGCCATACCGTACAGATGTTTACTGGACGCAGAATGACCCGGCAGCAGTGGGGTACTACCGTTTCGAGCATGATCGGCCGCGGTGCAAAGATTACCGATGACGAGTTCGATCAGATCGTCGGCTATCTCACAACAACCTTTCCTCTCAATGAAGAAGCCAGCTCAGGCACAGCTCCTTCTAAGGAAGGCAAGCCTCCTCGCAGGCCTGGGCTGATGGATCAAGTTGGCTCCAGTGACAAGCAAGTTGTCGATCCAGATGCCGCTGCCCTTGGCAAGACAATCTATATTGCGCAGTGCATTACCTGTCACGGAACGCATGCACGCGGTGGCAGCCGCGGAACCGACCTAGTGCGCTCGGTGCTGGTTCTTCACGATCGCTACGGTAGTACGGTTGGGCCGTATCTTACGCAGGGACATCCCAAGGCGAATCCCGTGACTCTGACCAAAGAGCAGGTAGTGAACTTGTCTCACTTTTTGCATCAGCAGATTGGCGATACGCTGCGTTCGGGCCCCTATAATCACCCCTTGAATATCCTGGTGGGCGACGCTAAGGCAGGGAAGCTCTACTTTGAAGGCGCTGGAGGTTGCACGCGGTGCCACTCAGCGACCGGCGACATGGCACACATTGCCAGCAAATACGAACCAGCCGCACTGCAGCAGAGGGTCGTATTCCCGGAGAACCGCGCAATCACTAAGCAGGGCACCGCTTCGCGACAACATAGTGTGACGACCGTTACCGTTACAACGTCCTCCGGAGCAACAGTGACTGGCGAACCATCGAATATCGATGATTTCAATATCTCCCTGCGAGATGCCACTGGCCAATATTTCAGCTTCACCCGCAGCCCCGACCTCAAGGTAGAGAAGAACAATCCTTATGCCGGCCATCAGGCACTTCTCGATACATACACCGACAAGGATATTCACGACGTTGTGGCCTACCTGGAGACCCTGCAATGAAGCTTCTTTCGATTCT is a genomic window containing:
- a CDS encoding c-type cytochrome; this encodes MRLTSLCLLLTASLMPLVALGQAPGSQLPEGAHRETVQRACSGCHTVQMFTGRRMTRQQWGTTVSSMIGRGAKITDDEFDQIVGYLTTTFPLNEEASSGTAPSKEGKPPRRPGLMDQVGSSDKQVVDPDAAALGKTIYIAQCITCHGTHARGGSRGTDLVRSVLVLHDRYGSTVGPYLTQGHPKANPVTLTKEQVVNLSHFLHQQIGDTLRSGPYNHPLNILVGDAKAGKLYFEGAGGCTRCHSATGDMAHIASKYEPAALQQRVVFPENRAITKQGTASRQHSVTTVTVTTSSGATVTGEPSNIDDFNISLRDATGQYFSFTRSPDLKVEKNNPYAGHQALLDTYTDKDIHDVVAYLETLQ